TCAAAAACTGATTGGCAGTTATCCCTAGCTTatcttttcttcaattttttgctTACTTTACtgttttccatgtattttttttaaattgaagtatagttgatttacaatgtcatattaatttcaggtgtagagcacagtgattcagatatatatatgtatatatatatataaattctttttcagattcttttcccttatagtttattacaaaatattgagtatagttccctgtgctatacagtaggtccttgtttgttatctattttatgtaagtagtgtatatatgtttatcacaacctcctaatttatccctcccccgtcCAGCCAGTCACTCTCGAAGTCTACTTGGGAACCAACTCAAAATCTTGACAATTATGAAGTTTGAAAATCGACAAGCAAACAAGAGAATTAAGTATTTATGCTGACTTACACCATCTGTACCTCGGGGTAACCACATAGATGAGGGGAAATTTCTCTTTATAGACCTATCCCAAAAGTAAATGAAGAAGTGGCAGATTTGACTATCACCACTTTGTAAGTCTTAATGGATTATGAATCTAGGTGATGCTTATCAGCAGGCGCTACCACCACGAATGAGAAATGCGCTGACATTACCTGCCTCCTGGGGTTATGTACACGATACCACCTATGAAGTGTCCAGTCCTAAATCCGATCAACCTCTAGATCTAACTATTCATTTACAGGAAATTCAGGGGAAAACAGGACACATTAAATGTcaccctgggggcttccctggtggcgcagtggttgagagtccgcctgccgatgcaggggacatgggttcgtgccccagtccaggaagatcccacatgccacgaagcggctaggcccgtgagccatggccgctgagcctgcgcgtcctgagcctgtgctccacaacgggagaggccacagcggtgagaggcccgtgtactgcaaaaaaaaaaaaaaaaaaaaaaaaaaaaaagtcactctgggtccatagagacagaaagcagattaggggctgggggatggggggagagggagTAACTGCTTAATGGATGTTGGGTTTCTTTTCAGAGTGGAGGAAAACTTCAGAGTGGTGaaggttgcacaacactgtgaataccctaaaaaccactgaatgtACTTTTTAAAGTGGTACTTAAATGgcgaattttatgttatatgaattttatgtcaaatttttaaaaaagcaaaaagacacTATAGGGATGCCACTAtagtggatccttaaccactgctccatcgGGGAAGTCCAAAacatttctgtgtgtatgtgtggaatCATGTTCTTATCTTttatgtatcataatttatttaggttaacacagttcctcaaaaaattaaacacagaagtaccatgtgattcagcaattctacttctgggtatggacccaaaagaaataaaatcaggaaCTCAAACATATTTGCatactcatgttcatagcagcatgattcacaataaccaaaagatggaagcaacccaagtgcccatcaacagatgaatggatacacaagaAATGGAATATccacacaacggaatattattcagccttaaaaaggaaggagagggcttccctggtggcgcagtggttgagagtccgcctgccgatgcaggggacacgggttcgtgccccggtccaggaagatcccacatgctgtggagcggctgggcccgtgaggcccgcgtaccgcaaaaaaaaaaaaaaaaaaggaaggagagtctgacacctgctacaacatggatgaaccttaaggacatGATGTTCAGTGAATGAAGTCAGTCACAAGaggacaaatactgtctgattccacttataggaggTCGCTAGAAGAGTCaggttcatagagacagaaagtccaATGGTGGCtgacaggggctggaggaggggggaggtggagttagtgtttaatggggacagagtttcagttttgcaagatgaagagttctggagatggatggtgcgGATGCTAGTACAATATgatacttaatgtcactgaactgtacacttaaatagttaagatggttttgtttttaagatggtaagttttatgttatgtatattttatggtaattatgtttattttaccattaaagagaaaaaagacttaagaacagtgcctggggcttctcagtggttaagaatccgcctgccagtgccagggacacaggtttgatccctggtccaaggaagatcccacatgctgtggagcaattaagcccgtgtgccacaactactgaagcccgcgcgcctagagcccgtgctccgcaacaagagaagccaccgtgatgagaagcccccactcactgcaacaagagaaagcccgcgtgcagcaatgaagacccaacgcagccaaaataaataaatttatattaaaaaaaaaaaaaaaacagggcatccctggtggcgcagtggttgagagtccgcctgccgatgcaggggacaggggttcgtgccccggtccggaaagatcccacatgccgcggagcggctgggcctgtgagccatggccgctgggcctgcgcgtcagcgtccagagcctgtgctccgcaacaggagaggccacagcagtgtgaggcccgcataatgcaaaaaaaccccaaaaaaaccagtgcctggtacagagagAACACACTGTGCTTAGTAAATCACTGAATGTAGAGTAATTGAAACAACATCGCTGTACTGTGACCCCCAAGGGCAGAGGGTCACATCATTCTTGTTCTCAGGTATGTGCCCCAGGGCTGGCCAGTCACAGATGCTCCAgaaagatttgattttttttttcctttggctatgCTGCAGGGCatccgggatcttagttcccctaacCAGggatgaacccgtgccccctgcagtggaagtgcagagtcctaaccaccggactaccagggaagtctcagattTCATCTTCTGACTGCTTGAAACCCTTCAGGGTGCCTCACCACTTTTCCTGGCCCTCCCGACCTCTCCTTCCACCATCCGCCCTCTCCACGCCCTGCCCCGTCCAAACCCAGGGGACTTAGCGCCCCCAAGGGCTGTTATGAACGGCCCCCACCAGacccccagctctcccaccaacgGCCTTGGCCCTGGATACCCCTTTGGCCTGGATCACGCACCCTGACTTACTCCACCGCCCCTGCCGGAACAGCTCCTGTGGCTCTGAGCTCTTTGGGAGAGATGTGTTTGGGCTCGCCCATCCCTCCAGGCAGGGTAGCCAGAGCCTGGAGGGCATGCATCCCCCTCTCTGGTGACTCTCCTAGGGGTCAAGGGCACAAGTGGCTTTAGCCAGAGGCTGGAGCTTCTAGAACAGCTGCCGGCACTCAGTGAGAGGAAACACACATTGGGTCATGTGATCAGTGCAGGGTAGGGTGGAGGGCCCATATGGGCCTGGGGGGATGGCTATAAGCCTCCTCTGCAGTGGCAAGTGGCCCTCAAGCCAGCCCTGCCACCCAGACCAGCGGGAGAAGCTGGGTCCTGAGGAGAGGCACAGCAACAGTTGCCCGCCCACCCCGCCTCTGCACTTCTCTATCACCAGTGTCCCCCCCCACCGTGGGCCCTCCTCAAAGGTCAGTCTGGGATGGAAGGAGCTGGGGTGGGACTGGCATCGCCAACCTCCCTGGGCAAGGTGACAGGTGAGGTGGTGGCTAGGTGGGTGGGCAGTGGATGAAAGCAGTGAACCCCAACCGGGGGGCTGAGAACAGGGAGCAGCGGGCACAGCCCACCCCTTCCCAAGGGGCACCCTCCGGTCTTAGGGCTGGCTGTCCTAGGGCCAGGGAGTTTATCTGCCCAAGCCCtcgccttcccttcctccctgccacACGGGCAGCAAGAAGAAGGTCCACCCAACCACACCCTCGCCCACCCCAAGACCCCCGTGGTCAGCTCAGGGTGCTCCGCGTTGTCCTGGGCAGGGGGCTGAGCCAGGGCGGCTGGAGCTTGCAGCGAGGGACCCTGGCTCGGGAGCGCCGCCTAGtggagagaaagaagacaaaggcGCAGCGGCAGGTTTCTGTACAGGAAGTCGGATTATACATTTTAGTAACCGGGCGAGAGAAACGAGGCATCGGGGCAACAGTGCAGGGGCCACAGGAAGAATAAGAGATCGAGAGCTAGGGTTTGGCATAAATCTTACAAAGTGTATAAAGAATTTGTGTTTCtctacaataacaaaaaaaccaaaggcTACAAGAGCGGTTGTATATACAAAACACGGAGATATTGCTTCACTTGCAAACAGGTTCCTGACCAGACAGGGAGACAAGACAGAGAgaagggcacagggagggggtggtgggtggagagcGCGCCGCGTGCAAAAAggagggtgaggtggggagagggtcTTCTCCCAGCATCAATCTACAGGCAGGAGCTGGAGTCGCGCACGCACGGGAGAGGTCGAAGGCATGTGCGCTGCTGGCTATGCTCGGGGGAGCGGGATGCCGAGAGCCAAGAGTGTCCGTCTGCCTGGCCCCTGGCGCCTTGCTCTTCGGGCTTCAGCCTGGAATGGGGTTCTGGTTGGGAACCGGGGGCCAGCTGGGCCAGCTGGCCAGAGAGGGAGGGCGGCGATTGCTCCCCAGAGGCTACCGTGGAAAACTGGAGAAGCCTGCTCGGTGTGCCCATCCTCTTGGCCTCTGGCCGGCCCGGTCCATCCTGCCACCCTCCCCGCCCCGCTGAGATGCCCACTGGGACCCAAGGAGAGCAGGTGCAGCAGCCGGGGCTTCTAGCTTTCCTTGGGCAGGACAGGAGATGCCGCTCAACTCCTGTTCTTTGTGCGGAGCTCGATGGGAGGGCAGGAGCCAGTCACAGAGGGGcggagggggtgggcagggaggacagggcagggaggggtgggcgGAGGACGAGGACGTGCACGCACGCTGAGACCAGGCGCGGGGCGGTCACAGGTTCTGGCAGCACTGCAGCTTGTTGGGTTTCTGTCCATCGGTGGTGGGTGGCACGCTGATGTCCACCACGTTGTTTCCGGGGGACTCGTCGTGCGCTGCGCGGTCCGCGATCTGCTTCTGTGACACAATGCGGTAGATCTCTGCGGGGGCAGGAGCGGGGAGAACGACACAGGGTGAATGTGCTGCATGCCCCCAATCTCGGTTACCTCCCCCTCCCACAGGACTCATCTGGATGTCACCTCCTCACGGTAGCGCCCTGGATGCTGAGCTGGATCCCCTTCCAAAGGCTCCCACTGTGCCCTGTGCACCCCCATCACGTCAGGGGGAGCCATGCCATGGGCTGGGCTCCTGGAGGCTCCCTGCCCATCCCCAATGCTGGCTGTGTACTCAGCGAGGGAAGGACCCATATCTGTTTGCAGATGTAACTCCCAGCCCAGGCCTCTCATTCTTTAAGATCAGAGGCCCTCCTCCCTCAGGAGAAACTCCCAGAAGCCCAGGGGCTCTGGGACCCTGAGACCACCTGCCTCCCCAGCTGACCCTGTGGGCTGTTCTCTAGTGAAGCCATGGCAGGGCCCATCTACGGGAGCTGGGCTTAGAGGGTCTCTGTGCCCTGAGTGCCAGCAGGGGTGGGATCTGGCCTCACGCTGTGGAGGGTGCCCTGTTTGTCCTCATGTCCAGACTGAACAGCAGTTTTAAGGAAGGAAGGTTCAGGGGCTGCGTTCTGGAGCACGTGACCCATGTGGCTGGTGCCCTTCCCACGCCCACCCTCTGTGATCCCAGCTGGGCCCTGTGACCACCTGTGAGAATGTTCTTGAAAGCTTCCTCTACGTTGGTGGAATCCAAGGCTGAGGTCTCAATGAAGGACAAATTGTTCTTTTCTGAAAGAGAGAATATTTGCACAGGTGAGTCagctggtggaggtgggggagggtggtcCCCTATACCCTCCTCTTGGGGACCATGGCTGCCTGTCCGCTCACCTGGCTCAGGAAATGAAGGGCTGGGGCCGAAGGGGTAGGACGGAGATGCCCACCCCTGCAGCCATGGGCACGGCCAGGGAAGATGCACCTGGTGCAGGGGAGCTGCCTGCATTCCAGATGCTTCTCGGATGCTTCAGTCAGAGTCTCGCTCTCAGGAGTGTGGCACCTAGAGGCCCTGGCCAGAGCAGATGGCCCGTACTGACACCTAGCAGCCCTCTGGCCACGCCCTCTGGCCCAGCGTGCGCTCACCTGCGAAGGCGCGGGCCTCATCCGTGGGCACGGCCCGCAGGTGGCGCAGGTCACTCTTGTTGCCCACCAGCATGATGACGATGTTGCTGTCGGCGTGGTCCCGCAGCTCCTTCAGCCAGCGCTCCACGTTCTCGTAAGTCAGGTGCTTGGCAATGTCATACACCAGCAGCGCGCCCACGGCACCACGGTAGTACCTGCAGGGACGGGGGCAGGGCCCAGGCATGAGCCGAGCCAGCGTCCCTGGGGGCCCCCCAGGCTCTGTGGGCAGTGGCTCCTTGGCCCGAGGGGTGGCCATCAGGGCCTCGAGGGAGGGGCGCGTGTCCTGAGGCCCTGGCTCCACTCCCCAGATTCAGCTCAGGAATGGGGAGGCCTAAGGAGGGAGTTTGGGATCTGGGGTCAGAAGACACCCACGGGGTCAGCCACCAAAAGGGGAGGAGGAAAACAGTGACTGTGCAGGGAAAGGGCAGAAGCTCTAATGCCTGCCGTGGCCCTGCCCGCCCAGAGCACCAAGGAGATGGATGGACACACATCCACTCCAAGGGATCAAGGAGCCGAGAAGGTGACCAGGCCTCGGTGGAGGGATTCCAGAAGACAGCAAGTGACCGACAGGGAATGGCCAGGAGTTGGGAGGGTCAGGGAAGAGGCAGTCGAGGGGGTCCTGATGGTGGGGTGGCCACAGGAGGGCCAGGGGTGCCAGGGCTGCACCTGGAAAAGGAAGGCTGGGAACACGGCTGGGCAGGGTGGGCCGAGCAGGCAGGCTGGGGAGCGGGTAGGGCCTGATAACAGCCCTCACCGTGTAGCCAGCGCCCGGTGACACTGCAGTGCCTCAATGGGATGCCAGGGGTCAGAGGGGCTGTGGGACATGCCCACCTGGGGTCACAGCGTGACCAAGCCTGGGCACTGGCCTTTCAGAGGgtcccacagctcctgggggtCTTGTCCCTCCACCCTGTGCCCCCTGCTCTTGGGTCTGTGCTCTCCCCttcccccgccacccccccaGCCCAACTCCTACCCATCTCTTGGGGCCCACGGCCTCCCCGGCCCCACCACTCACGCTGAGGTGATGGCGCGGTAGCGCTCCTGGCCAGCGGTGTCCCAGATCTGCGCCTTGATGGTCTTGCCATCCACCTGGATGCTGCGGGTGGCGAACTCCACGCCGATGGTGCTCTTGCTCTCCAGGTTGAACTCGTTGCGGGTGAAGCGCGATAGCAGGTTGCTCTTCCCCACGCCCGAGTCCCCGATGAGCACCActttgggggcggggagggatatGAGTGAGCCTCCCTGGGTCAGAGGGGGGCAGTGCCCCCGAGccaagaccccacatgctgcccACGTCCACCCACAGAACCTTCACAGTGGCGCCCCGGGTGCTGCAGAAACACGACAGCCAGTGACGGGGCAGAGTTGCAGCTGTCCTGGGGCCCCTGGCCCAAGGCACCACGTTTCCTGGTACAGAAGCGAACAGGGTCCTTCAGAGCAGGGCTGCCCCTGCTCTGATGGGACACAGGGATCCAGGCATCCCGGCAGAAGGCAGCTTGGGGATGCATCAACTCCCAAACCTCCACGGCAGCCTGGTGACCTGGGCAGCCAGGCATGCCTGAGAAAGCCCCagggctgggtgaccttgggcaagtcacttaacgtcTCTGGGCTGCCTTTTCCACAGGTGTGAAAAGGGAGACAGTAACAAGAGGTACCTCGGGGAGGGGGACACGGGAATGCCTGGGATCAGAACTCAGCCAGCATCTCCTATGCTAagatggggcggggcggggggcgggtcAGATCGTCCTGCAGGGAGATGGGAACAAGGGCCCTCCTGAGCAGCGCAGGGCAGAGCAGGGCAGGCATAGGCAGGTCTtaccctccatccctccctttatTGAGCTTCCTGCCGCCACCTGTAGAAGCCCTGCCTctaggggcccagctgctccaagcTCTAGGCTGGAGGGTCCTGGGCCTGGAGGGCTGCGCTCTGACCCAGGACACAATGGGGACTTGTGTCAGTGTGTGCATAGGTGTGTGTGCGGCGCAGAAGAAACAGCCTTTCTTTCCGGATGCCCCAGCTGGAAACCACAGGGACCCCCAAGTGTGGGCCTTAGGCTCTGGCACCCCAGGGTAGCTCTGGCTCGTGGGGAGCCATGGGGGCTGCAGACTTGGTCACCCAAGCCCCCAATGAAAAGTTTTTCCTTGATGAGAACTTCTATGTGTATGTGTTCAGATTCCTGCTGCTTCTCACCACTTCCACTGCTCCCCGACCCCAGGCCATCATCACTCCCGTCACTCCCTGTTGCTGCGACAGCCTCCTCCCTGGGGCCCGCCCTTACATTTACTCTAAGCTTCAGCCAACAGGCTGTTTTCCTCTTGGCCGCCAGAGGGTGCCTGTGAGCACCCTGCGTGGGTCCCATCCCTCCTCTGCCTACAGCCTTCCAGGGCTCCCACCTCCATAGTCCTCCTGGCAGCCCACAGGGCCGTGCATTACCTGCcccgtcccctccctgccctcacctcctccctctctctcccttgctcactctgctccagacacACGGGCCTCCCTGCAACGTTACCCTTTGCCTGGAGTGTTCTTCCCTAGGTACCCACCAGGCTCCTGCCCTCATCTCCTCTGTGTGGCCCCTCGGATGGCACTTGATCGAGGAGGCTCCCTGCAGCCACCCTCTTAAAACCCCCCTCCCAGAACTtcgctggcggtccagtggttaagactccgcgcttccaccgcagggggcccagtttcgatcccgcgtgctgcaactacgagCTGGCAtgacgcaactaaagatcccgcacgccgccACTAAAaccccggcacagccaaataaataaataaataaataattttttaaaaaaccctaaaacCCACTCCCCCCAACACGCCCCATTCCCCTCCCCTACCTTTCCCCCATAGCTCTCCCTACCCTCTCACACTCACCAGGTTTcccttatagattttttttttgtcattgtgcCTCGAGGGCAGCCATCTCAGTCCGATTCCCTGCTGTATCCCCAGGACCTGGTGCACTGCCCGGCGCACGGGACTCACCTGAGCAATGCCTGTCGAATGAACAAACGCCAAAGTGGCTGGCGGAGCTCCCCAGGCCCACCTCCCCCCACACTGGAAGATGCCCAGGTCACCATCCTTGGGCCACAAGTAAGGAGGAGGCAGGCCAGGCAGCCCCCAGGACCCAGCACCCTCTCTGGACAGGCTGCTTTAAGAGCCAAGAACAACAAGAACAGGAAGAACGTTCCGTGCTGAGAAAGCTCTGGATGTGCCATCACCTCACATATGCATCAcatgacccattttacagatgagaaactgaggtgcagacaGGGGAATTACCAGCTTAAGGCACGTGGTCACCAAAGGTAGAGGTGGGGTCTGAGCCCGTGCATAGCTGCAGGCTCGCTCCCACCCCCCAACCAAGCTCAGCAAGCAgcaacttgcccagggccacccAGCTGGAGAGTGGTCCAGCAGGATGTGAACCCAGGTTTTCTGGATCCAGGGCTGAGCTCAGGGGTCTGGGTTCCGCTTCCTCTTCTCCCACCATCTGGAGTATCCTGAACCCCTAGAGTAGCTAGCAAACTCCTATTTGTCCTTCAAAATCCCTGGGTTCAGGCTTCTCCTCTTCTCCCAAACCACCACGTGGCCTAGCCCACAACACCTGTGATGACAGTGCCAGTGTCCTCCCCTGACACTGGGGGCACCCAGCATAAGAATGCCAAGCTGACTTCAGAGAAAGGTGGAAAGAGGTGAATGGACATGGGCCTGGGGCTGAGGGCCAAGGGCGCCCAGCCATGCCAGTAGGGCCATGACTGGACTGACCATAGGGCCCACTGTCCACACTCTCACCCCGTCACCTCGTGCCCATGGCAGCTGCAGGAAGCTGGCCAAAACCAGGGAGGTCTGCATATAGTTCTCACATCCTCAGGAACAGAACAGGAAATGAGGAGGAGGGTCCTTTTGGGCCCTTGCCTGTATCCTCCCCACCCTCTCACTCCCTTCCCAGCCCTGTCCAGCTGTCCAGCCTCGGGGTCCCCTCTGCCGCATCAGGGTTCTGCCCCGGCCCAGCCAACCATTTCCTCAGCCCCTCaggccaggcccagccctaaaggCTTTGTTACGGAGTTCTCAGGGCCACCCCAGGGAGAGATGTTCACATCATCGTGTACAGTTGGAGACACTCAATACAGAGTGACCAAGTTCcctggcccaaggtcacccagtgaGAACAGTGGGGGCCAGAGCAGAACAACAGCCACCAGCTGCTGCCCGGACAAACGGCGGGGAGGTGGGGCTGCCCCCGCGGTCCCTGGCACGCAGTGCCCAATGCAGAAGTGGCCGGCAGGGCAGCGGCTGGGCTGGTCCCGTGTGCAGGATGGAATGAGAATGGCATTGTCCAAGATACAAGTCATCTGTTGTCTCCGGGAAAGAAAGGGCCCTTGAGGACACAGCCCCCAGCATTTCCACAGGAGTTGGTGGCATCACTGGCCGGGACACGGTCCCCCTGGGCACACCAGTTGGCTGGCAGATCAGGCAAGCCCAGTTGGCAAAAACAAAGAGCTGGCACCTCTTGGAAGCCCTTGGTCCTCTGGCCCGCCCCACGACAGTGTGGCACAACTGGGGCCCCCATTCTGACACTCAGGTCACCGAGTGGCCATTGGGGGCGCTTGGCTCCCCAACTCCAGGCAGAGCAGGGCTCCACCCCTCCCCGAGGAAGCAGGCCCTGCAGATCCCAGGCCCCAGGGACTGGCAGGGGGAGGAAGAGCCAGAGCTATTCCCCAGCGGAATCAGAGAGCAGAGGACAGGTGCTCCAAACCGGGGCACAGGCAGGGCCACCATTCATAATGGGGGCGGCTGGTGTGCTCGGGTCCCAGACCAGCCGGCCAGGTGTGAGGCCTGCTCAGGCTGGAGAGCCAGGAGGCTGCCTCGGGAGTACTTGGTGAGCACTGGGGCCGGCCTGTTCCCTGGGAGTGAGTGGGGGGGGCTCTGGGAAGGCCTTGCTGGCCCTTGGGGACCTAGCTGCTCGCACTGTGGCCCCTGCCGCCCAGTCCATCAGAGGAGAGTTTGGGGCGCCCCCAGGGATTGATCGGCAGGCTGGGAAAATGGCCCTTCGCTGAAAAGGATAAAATGTTAGCAGGAT
This window of the Mesoplodon densirostris isolate mMesDen1 chromosome 3, mMesDen1 primary haplotype, whole genome shotgun sequence genome carries:
- the RAB11B gene encoding ras-related protein Rab-11B, with amino-acid sequence MGTRDDEYDYLFKVVLIGDSGVGKSNLLSRFTRNEFNLESKSTIGVEFATRSIQVDGKTIKAQIWDTAGQERYRAITSAYYRGAVGALLVYDIAKHLTYENVERWLKELRDHADSNIVIMLVGNKSDLRHLRAVPTDEARAFAEKNNLSFIETSALDSTNVEEAFKNILTEIYRIVSQKQIADRAAHDESPGNNVVDISVPPTTDGQKPNKLQCCQNL